The bacterium genome includes a window with the following:
- a CDS encoding GWxTD domain-containing protein, with product MNAMGILILYVLPALSLNCEAYRFDQGYSEIWYTLPAADIFSFEELESARPNVTKKYHYRLVVHSKSSADSAVHEGMKSATVDPTRKSDYLIDFIPVFLGAGQYRYQLDIDASGDHAEKNGELEIFSDTVAFTCSDLILSEKVQAILHFAREGVELTPLLAPEFAPRDTMMVYTEAYGLIPDSLYFTVRYIIVDTAGAIVFSRDEKRLKYDFRQIDTAFIAVGDIRPGPYKVHVAIYEPVLNKMVTKSHSLDVKERALSIDLDAMTYAFEIDVFLSADEYRQFCDLDLSVKKKYLDKFWSRHDYKQFEERLMEADAQFSTSNIIGRRTHLGKYYILNGPPDEIEYRPMEATGDPSQVWHYHTRGLSILFVDSDGDGDYDMRGNVNVEDDFLRDFPGPGNEE from the coding sequence ATGAACGCGATGGGCATACTGATCCTTTATGTCTTACCAGCACTTAGCTTGAACTGCGAGGCGTACCGCTTTGACCAGGGATATTCAGAGATCTGGTATACGCTGCCGGCCGCTGATATTTTTTCCTTTGAGGAACTGGAGAGCGCCCGGCCGAACGTAACTAAAAAATACCATTACCGACTGGTCGTTCATTCCAAGAGCAGCGCAGATTCGGCGGTTCATGAAGGCATGAAAAGCGCAACCGTTGATCCAACCCGAAAAAGCGATTACCTGATAGATTTTATCCCGGTTTTTCTCGGCGCCGGCCAGTACCGGTATCAACTGGATATCGACGCTTCCGGCGATCATGCCGAGAAAAATGGCGAGCTTGAGATCTTTTCGGACACGGTCGCGTTCACGTGCAGCGATCTGATCCTTTCAGAAAAGGTGCAAGCCATCTTGCATTTCGCCCGTGAAGGGGTCGAGTTGACCCCGCTGCTGGCTCCTGAATTCGCGCCGCGTGACACCATGATGGTATATACCGAAGCATATGGATTGATCCCGGACAGCCTTTATTTCACGGTTCGATATATCATCGTCGACACCGCGGGTGCGATCGTCTTTTCCCGTGATGAAAAACGGCTGAAGTACGATTTTCGCCAGATCGATACTGCCTTTATCGCAGTGGGTGACATACGACCGGGGCCATACAAGGTCCACGTGGCGATCTATGAGCCGGTGCTGAACAAGATGGTCACGAAGAGCCATTCCCTGGATGTCAAAGAAAGGGCATTGAGCATTGATCTTGACGCTATGACTTACGCTTTTGAGATCGACGTTTTTTTATCGGCCGACGAGTATCGGCAGTTTTGCGATCTTGACCTGTCGGTAAAAAAGAAATATTTAGACAAATTCTGGTCGCGGCACGATTACAAACAGTTCGAAGAACGGCTTATGGAAGCCGACGCGCAATTTTCCACCTCCAATATCATCGGCCGCCGGACGCACCTTGGCAAGTATTATATCCTCAATGGTCCTCCGGATGAAATTGAATATCGACCGATGGAAGCGACCGGTGATCCGTCCCAGGTGTGGCACTACCACACGCGCGGTTTGAGCATTCTCTTTGTTGACAGCGACGGCGACGGCGATTATGATATGAGGGGTAATGTCAATGTTGAAGACGATTTTCTCCGGGATTTCCCCGGGCCCGGGAACGAAGAATAG
- a CDS encoding pyridoxamine 5'-phosphate oxidase family protein, with the protein MAVKKYHLRWQEKAITKKSELFKIIRQQKHMTFAMCKDNEPYLVTVNHGFDRRKNCLYFHCATKGKKMDFLKAHPVVWCQVLADSGYINGRCTHKYRSVQFNGKVKFLRSKKDKLDALNVMLDHLEKNPKRMKRSLEQANLDKVAIGCIKIGQMTGKKYKPD; encoded by the coding sequence ATGGCGGTTAAAAAGTATCACCTGCGTTGGCAGGAAAAAGCTATTACCAAAAAAAGTGAACTCTTTAAAATAATCCGGCAGCAAAAACACATGACCTTTGCCATGTGTAAGGACAACGAACCTTACCTGGTCACGGTCAACCACGGTTTTGACCGAAGAAAAAACTGCCTTTACTTTCACTGCGCGACCAAAGGTAAAAAAATGGATTTTTTGAAAGCTCATCCAGTGGTTTGGTGCCAGGTGCTGGCAGACAGCGGCTATATCAACGGGCGGTGCACGCACAAATACCGGTCTGTGCAATTTAACGGAAAAGTCAAATTTTTAAGATCAAAAAAGGATAAACTTGACGCGCTTAATGTCATGCTTGACCATCTTGAAAAAAATCCCAAACGCATGAAAAGATCGCTTGAGCAGGCAAACCTGGATAAAGTAGCGATCGGCTGTATCAAGATCGGACAAATGACGGGCAAAAAATACAAACCCGACTAG
- a CDS encoding cupin domain-containing protein, whose amino-acid sequence MVIKHLSEIPKETPAMKGTKAVVLQWLITKKDGAPHCAMRIFTIAPGGEIPLHSHADTEHEMFIVEGEAILKSTGADQVVRAGDALLVLTGDQHGFVNASDKPFRFICVIPV is encoded by the coding sequence ATGGTAATCAAGCATTTATCAGAGATCCCAAAAGAGACCCCGGCCATGAAGGGCACAAAGGCTGTGGTCCTGCAATGGCTGATAACCAAGAAGGACGGGGCTCCGCACTGCGCAATGCGAATATTTACGATCGCGCCCGGCGGCGAGATCCCGCTACATAGCCACGCCGATACCGAACACGAGATGTTTATCGTCGAAGGCGAGGCTATTCTCAAGTCAACCGGCGCGGACCAGGTGGTCCGCGCTGGTGATGCGCTGCTGGTCCTGACCGGCGATCAGCACGGCTTTGTGAACGCTTCAGATAAGCCGTTCCGATTCATCTGCGTTATACCAGTATGA
- a CDS encoding alpha-2-macroglobulin family protein yields the protein MAKFLSATFIIGIMVLVVGIAMSKTDNEMRLNIPLGEYQGELGKRKVELIDPQDSVVGTASKFVYVKKENYSLPITVTMKESVEDLDLLRVRVTFKRDVTVYSLFQLQDRMIVKILGQNEFIKGTPANFRIIVKNQRSNEPISSARIRVMIEASSGDNEIKKDVFDGVTDNSGTCNTVFDIPDNVEQASVYFDVTSDVGRDTFNTSIKVLTGNMTYLVTDKPIYQPGQTVHIRTLSLHKPELSAVKEKELVFEVEDSKGNKVFKKTNKTDEFGVGYVQFLLADEVNFGNYTIRSIVDGEKIEKTVKVEKYVLPKFKISLKTDKEFYLPGEKMTGDVDVQYFFGKPVAEGKVKISVYRFDVGFNEESVIEGATATSGLYHFEYKLPGYFVGEPLEKGDAFVRLDIEVIDKANHSEKVSLTKKVVQDIITISVVPEGGALKPGLENRLYVLANYPDGSPCTAQVEMEIDGAKMVPAKTDEFGIAEFLCTPKNNQVKLDVRVTDSKGESASLKKEFSLDVDRDQIIMRMARGIFKVGESIDLQFFTTKKAGRVYLDIIKDNQTVLTKSVAISAGKGTHKLYLGSDLSGSIWLHAYIVTPGSDIIRDTRFCFVHPANDLVINVKPDKNEYLPGEDGNILFTVTDRAGKPRIAALCVAIVDEAVFAVSELQPGLEKVYFMLEKEIMEPRYEIHGFEPANIVKKGPIEPRAENVMFSTLVPKEPFPVNYTTPLEVNEKVYSAFYNRLYQARDNIYGAINKYYEKHNQYPKTEDGIAVLIEEGMLKGKDLYDPWMRKYRVTIPEGNEYFSYFTLACAGPDGAFDNADDITEWGWGGGRGDIMFDEAEMAMPMAAAGAPPRMEKRAMAKSATMDDRSRDKDKGGPGEPRVREYFPETFIFEPALITDYAGKATLPVTMPDAITTWRLTAFGSSQNGELGSLLSQIKVFQEFFADIDLPVALTQGDEISIPVALYNYLPKKQTIKVELETGDWFDILEKSEISKTLNKDEVSVVYFPIRVKKLGVNALTVKAYGEAKSDAIKRSIEVLPDGKRFDAIISDRLEGAVAKTVAFPDNAIAEANKLYLRIYPGIYSQVVEGLDKMLGMPYGCFEQTSSVTYPNILILNYLRQTEQIKPETEMTAEQYISVGYQRLLSFEVSGGGFSWFGDAPANKILTAYGVMEFHDMSKVYETDERVIQRTAQWLKDQQDKNGSWAPDPSYLHEESWGRIQHSELMPTAYICWALGEIGDKGNEVSRGLDYLYKNLASAKDPYVLALVANAFVAAEPKSERTVEVCKKLIEKAKQEKDVVWWESEIPSVTFSRGNGADIEATGLAAYALVKSGKFSDTVNKVLTYIIRSKDANGMWYTTQGTIICLRTLIAAMGGASEDINARIIVKANGKQVDELSVDKTNADVMQQVDLTGYLAKAGSDNSVEITVKGEGSFLYEIASSYYIPWKNLPRPPIPMFAIDVKYDRTKLMINDMVNVDVKIKLNKPGKAQMVMIDLGLPPGFSVETPTLDEHVGKEIQKYSLTSRQIIIYLEEIDSVKPVALSYSIKAKYPIKAQVMSSRVYEYYNTQDEAIAEPFLMEVGL from the coding sequence ATGGCTAAATTTTTATCAGCAACCTTTATTATCGGGATCATGGTTTTGGTCGTGGGCATTGCCATGTCCAAGACCGATAATGAAATGCGTCTGAATATCCCCCTGGGCGAGTACCAGGGTGAGCTCGGCAAGCGCAAGGTTGAGCTTATCGATCCCCAGGACAGCGTCGTGGGTACGGCTTCCAAGTTTGTGTATGTGAAAAAAGAAAACTATAGCCTGCCCATCACCGTGACAATGAAAGAGAGCGTCGAAGATCTTGATCTGCTGAGGGTACGCGTCACCTTTAAAAGAGACGTCACGGTCTATTCATTATTCCAACTCCAGGACCGGATGATCGTCAAGATCCTCGGCCAGAACGAGTTCATCAAGGGGACGCCGGCGAATTTCCGGATCATCGTGAAGAACCAGCGCAGCAACGAGCCGATCAGCAGCGCCAGGATCAGGGTTATGATCGAGGCTTCAAGCGGCGACAATGAAATTAAAAAGGACGTGTTCGACGGCGTGACCGATAATTCCGGCACGTGCAACACGGTATTTGACATCCCCGACAACGTGGAACAGGCTTCGGTTTATTTCGACGTGACTTCTGATGTCGGTCGCGATACTTTCAACACCAGCATCAAGGTTCTGACCGGCAACATGACCTATCTGGTGACGGATAAACCCATATACCAGCCCGGCCAAACCGTACATATCAGGACCCTGTCCCTGCATAAACCCGAGCTTTCCGCGGTGAAAGAAAAAGAACTGGTTTTCGAAGTGGAAGACAGCAAGGGCAACAAGGTGTTCAAGAAAACAAACAAGACCGATGAATTCGGCGTAGGCTACGTGCAGTTCCTGCTTGCCGACGAGGTGAATTTCGGCAACTACACGATCCGCTCTATCGTGGACGGCGAGAAAATAGAAAAAACGGTCAAGGTCGAGAAATACGTCCTGCCCAAGTTCAAGATCTCGCTCAAGACGGACAAAGAATTCTACCTCCCCGGCGAAAAGATGACCGGCGACGTCGACGTGCAGTACTTCTTCGGCAAGCCGGTTGCCGAGGGCAAGGTAAAAATTTCGGTTTACAGGTTCGATGTCGGATTTAACGAAGAGAGTGTCATCGAAGGAGCGACTGCGACGAGCGGCCTGTACCATTTTGAGTACAAACTGCCCGGGTATTTCGTGGGCGAACCACTGGAAAAAGGCGATGCCTTTGTCCGGCTGGATATCGAGGTCATCGACAAAGCGAACCACAGCGAAAAAGTCAGCTTGACCAAAAAGGTCGTCCAGGACATCATAACCATATCGGTCGTGCCTGAGGGCGGTGCGCTTAAGCCCGGCCTTGAGAACCGGCTTTACGTCCTGGCCAATTATCCGGACGGCTCGCCGTGCACGGCGCAGGTGGAAATGGAGATCGATGGCGCGAAGATGGTCCCGGCCAAGACCGATGAGTTCGGGATCGCCGAATTCTTATGCACGCCCAAGAACAACCAGGTCAAACTCGACGTGCGTGTGACCGACAGTAAGGGCGAATCCGCAAGTTTGAAAAAGGAGTTCTCGCTCGATGTCGACCGCGATCAGATCATCATGCGCATGGCACGCGGCATCTTCAAGGTCGGCGAATCAATAGACCTGCAGTTCTTCACAACCAAGAAAGCCGGCCGCGTGTACCTTGATATTATCAAAGACAACCAGACCGTGCTGACCAAGTCGGTCGCGATCAGTGCTGGTAAAGGTACGCACAAGCTTTACCTGGGCTCTGACCTGAGCGGTTCGATCTGGCTGCACGCGTACATCGTCACGCCAGGCAGCGATATTATCCGCGATACGCGGTTCTGCTTCGTGCACCCGGCGAACGATCTTGTGATCAATGTCAAACCCGATAAGAACGAGTACCTGCCCGGCGAGGACGGTAACATTCTGTTCACGGTAACCGACCGGGCGGGAAAACCCAGGATCGCGGCATTGTGCGTGGCGATCGTCGACGAAGCGGTATTCGCGGTGTCTGAACTGCAGCCGGGCCTGGAAAAAGTATATTTCATGCTTGAAAAAGAAATCATGGAGCCGCGCTACGAGATCCACGGTTTTGAACCGGCAAACATCGTTAAAAAGGGACCGATCGAACCGCGCGCCGAGAACGTGATGTTCTCGACCCTGGTGCCGAAGGAACCTTTCCCGGTCAACTACACGACCCCTTTGGAAGTGAACGAAAAGGTCTATTCCGCGTTCTACAACCGGCTCTACCAGGCGCGGGATAACATATATGGAGCGATCAATAAATATTACGAAAAGCACAATCAATATCCCAAAACCGAAGACGGCATAGCCGTTCTGATCGAAGAGGGAATGCTCAAGGGAAAAGACCTTTATGATCCATGGATGCGCAAGTACCGCGTCACCATACCAGAGGGCAACGAATACTTCTCTTATTTTACGCTCGCGTGCGCGGGTCCTGACGGCGCGTTCGACAATGCCGACGATATAACCGAATGGGGCTGGGGCGGAGGACGCGGTGACATCATGTTCGACGAGGCTGAGATGGCAATGCCCATGGCGGCAGCCGGAGCGCCGCCGCGCATGGAAAAGCGAGCAATGGCAAAGAGCGCGACGATGGATGACCGCAGCCGCGACAAGGATAAGGGCGGTCCGGGCGAGCCGCGGGTGCGTGAGTATTTTCCCGAGACTTTCATATTCGAACCGGCGTTGATAACCGACTACGCCGGAAAGGCGACCCTACCGGTAACCATGCCGGATGCGATAACGACGTGGCGCCTGACCGCTTTTGGTTCCAGCCAGAATGGCGAGCTCGGTTCGCTTCTGTCCCAGATCAAGGTTTTCCAGGAATTTTTCGCCGACATCGACCTGCCGGTCGCGTTGACCCAGGGCGATGAAATATCGATACCGGTCGCGCTCTACAATTATTTGCCCAAGAAGCAGACCATCAAGGTCGAACTGGAGACCGGTGATTGGTTCGATATCCTGGAAAAGAGCGAGATATCAAAGACGCTAAATAAGGACGAAGTGAGCGTGGTCTATTTCCCGATCCGGGTTAAAAAGCTGGGCGTCAATGCTCTGACCGTGAAGGCGTACGGCGAGGCGAAGTCGGACGCGATCAAGCGCAGCATCGAGGTCCTGCCCGACGGCAAGAGGTTCGACGCGATCATATCAGACCGGCTCGAAGGCGCGGTGGCAAAGACCGTGGCATTTCCAGACAACGCGATAGCGGAAGCCAACAAGCTCTATCTCAGGATCTACCCGGGCATCTACTCCCAGGTTGTCGAAGGACTGGACAAGATGCTGGGCATGCCGTACGGGTGCTTTGAGCAAACATCGTCCGTGACCTACCCCAATATCTTGATCCTGAACTACCTGCGTCAGACCGAGCAGATTAAACCCGAGACCGAAATGACGGCCGAACAGTATATAAGCGTCGGCTATCAACGGCTGCTTTCGTTCGAGGTGAGCGGCGGCGGTTTCTCGTGGTTCGGCGACGCGCCGGCCAACAAGATCCTGACCGCGTATGGCGTCATGGAGTTCCACGATATGTCGAAGGTTTACGAGACCGACGAGCGCGTGATCCAGCGGACCGCTCAATGGCTGAAAGATCAACAGGACAAGAACGGTTCCTGGGCTCCTGATCCATCATACCTGCACGAGGAATCATGGGGCAGGATCCAGCACAGCGAGCTGATGCCGACCGCATATATCTGCTGGGCTCTCGGCGAGATCGGCGACAAGGGGAACGAAGTATCGCGCGGGCTCGATTATCTGTACAAGAACCTCGCGTCCGCCAAGGATCCGTATGTGCTGGCCTTGGTCGCCAATGCTTTTGTCGCAGCCGAGCCCAAGTCTGAGCGGACGGTCGAGGTCTGCAAAAAGCTCATTGAAAAAGCCAAACAGGAAAAGGACGTGGTCTGGTGGGAGTCGGAGATCCCGTCAGTGACTTTCAGCCGGGGCAACGGCGCGGATATCGAGGCGACCGGGCTTGCCGCTTATGCGCTGGTGAAGTCCGGAAAATTCAGCGATACGGTGAACAAGGTCCTGACCTACATCATCCGGTCCAAAGACGCCAACGGCATGTGGTACACTACCCAGGGCACGATCATCTGCTTGCGCACGTTGATCGCAGCGATGGGCGGCGCGTCCGAGGATATCAATGCCAGGATCATCGTGAAGGCGAACGGTAAGCAGGTCGACGAACTGAGCGTTGACAAGACTAACGCCGATGTCATGCAGCAGGTCGATCTGACCGGTTACCTGGCCAAGGCGGGCAGCGATAACTCGGTCGAGATCACGGTCAAGGGTGAGGGAAGCTTCCTTTACGAGATCGCGAGCTCCTATTATATCCCGTGGAAAAACCTGCCCAGGCCTCCGATCCCGATGTTCGCGATCGACGTCAAGTACGACCGCACCAAACTCATGATCAATGACATGGTCAACGTCGATGTAAAGATCAAGCTGAACAAGCCGGGTAAGGCGCAAATGGTCATGATCGATCTTGGGCTGCCGCCTGGATTCTCGGTCGAGACGCCGACCCTTGACGAGCATGTCGGCAAAGAGATCCAGAAGTACAGTCTAACATCGCGGCAGATCATAATCTACTTGGAAGAGATCGATTCTGTCAAACCCGTGGCGCTGTCTTACAGCATCAAGGCAAAATACCCGATCAAGGCCCAGGTAATGTCATCGCGGGTCTATGAATACTACAATACCCAGGATGAGGCGATCGCCGAGCCGTTCCTGATGGAAGTAGGGCTGTGA
- a CDS encoding class I SAM-dependent methyltransferase, with protein MAHWTERFFVKDGRLWLYVMDQAWKHAPLAVRGIVRILRKNRIRKGSQILEIACGNGRICTGLAKKGFKVTGIDISPLYIEDARIKAKKLKIKNIDYLCGDIRSLDKHVKGKFDVVISIFTAIGYYDRKTDERIFKKVARLLKPKGLFLVLNTMSRERLLNIYCSCIYDDIGDYVILHNGKFDRPHSYNDETWTFYKKTGKNLRHVDKLALRLRIYGANEIVDMAEKAGMEFVEAYDLLSTLQPPKQDSGINMVFRKVRKK; from the coding sequence ATGGCTCACTGGACAGAAAGGTTTTTCGTAAAGGACGGCAGGCTCTGGCTGTATGTCATGGACCAGGCCTGGAAACATGCGCCATTGGCAGTACGCGGGATCGTTCGTATCCTGAGAAAAAACCGTATCCGCAAGGGCAGCCAAATACTGGAGATCGCCTGCGGCAACGGCCGGATCTGCACGGGTCTGGCAAAAAAGGGATTCAAAGTGACCGGGATCGATATCAGCCCGCTGTATATCGAAGACGCGCGGATAAAAGCGAAGAAACTAAAAATTAAGAATATTGATTACTTATGCGGCGATATCCGCTCACTTGATAAGCACGTCAAAGGCAAGTTCGACGTGGTGATCAGCATTTTTACCGCGATCGGTTATTATGACAGGAAAACCGACGAGCGGATCTTCAAGAAGGTCGCGCGCCTGCTCAAGCCGAAAGGTCTTTTTCTGGTGCTCAATACAATGTCCCGCGAAAGGCTGCTGAATATTTATTGCAGCTGCATTTATGATGATATCGGCGACTATGTCATTCTCCATAATGGTAAATTCGACCGGCCCCACTCTTACAATGACGAAACCTGGACATTCTATAAGAAAACTGGTAAAAATTTGAGACACGTCGATAAACTCGCGTTGCGCCTGCGGATCTATGGCGCGAATGAGATCGTTGATATGGCTGAGAAAGCCGGGATGGAATTCGTTGAAGCTTATGACCTGTTATCCACGCTCCAGCCGCCAAAACAAGACAGCGGGATCAATATGGTGTTTAGAAAGGTCAGGAAAAAGTAG
- a CDS encoding Hsp20/alpha crystallin family protein, translated as MVTFLENLEKQEPEVCEYIDHDENIITIEIVLPGVRRENITLKVTMSSLVVSASSSTIKYAKYLFFKHPVVPERGRAFYEHGLLRVKIPLRA; from the coding sequence ATGGTTACATTCTTAGAAAACTTAGAAAAGCAGGAACCCGAAGTCTGTGAATACATAGACCATGATGAAAATATCATCACGATCGAGATCGTTCTGCCGGGCGTACGAAGGGAGAACATCACTTTAAAAGTGACGATGAGTTCCCTGGTTGTTTCCGCATCATCCAGCACTATAAAGTACGCGAAATACCTCTTTTTTAAACATCCGGTCGTGCCGGAACGCGGAAGAGCATTCTATGAACACGGGCTCCTGCGGGTTAAGATTCCGTTGCGGGCGTAA
- a CDS encoding DEAD/DEAH box helicase family protein, whose translation MIQVEFPTVTDFERDFPSLCFALATGVGKTRLMGAFIAYLFKAESIRHFFVLAPNLTIYNKLVTDFTPNTPKYVFQGIADFAVEPPEIITGDNFESGRGLRVKTLFGTDERVHVNIFNVSKITSTETPKGAAKSSIPRFRRLQECIGQSYFDFLAKLDDLVLLMDESHRYRASAGMKAISELKPILGLELTATPHVERGGGTQPFRNVIYAYPLSNAMTDGFVKEPAVATRENFEAKNYDDVGLERLKLEDGVRIHENTKAELEVYARESGRSAVKPFMLVIARDTGHADALMKIIEDEAFFEGRYKGKVIQVHSMQSGEERDETIERLINVEKPDNVTEIVIHVNMLKEGWDVTNLYTIVPLRAANSKTLVEQSIGRGLRLPYGKRTGVAVVDRLTIVSHDKFQEIVDYANSPDSIIRGGMKVVYIGDERPRVMVVEPETVNRIQPSVISYEPSANSGQALVARERPSSFVTTREREAAKITQDVIHQGFEHLPVSADLTKPEIMKQITEKVKEMITSVQKELEGIVEPVNMDDVVAKTITMWTEFSIDIPRITVQPVGGVTRRYREFQLDLAAVRPEPVDNEILIQELHRREQHRLLSGTGIVPEENLEDYLVRGLMDFNDICYDDHSALLYGLGRQVVAHLRSYLKNEAEVLNVLQYHQQTLVNLVHGQMQDHYEEKAADYEAHVSRGFTTLRPNNYLVPAGETERNYRAPVSDKQDIRKMLFAGFGKCLYRIQKFDSDSERRFAVVLENDKEVLKWFKPARGDLPIHYAGEASYEPDFVVETKTAKFVCEVKAANEMNDAEVLVKAKAAAAWCVHATAHAQKHGGKPWSYLLIPHDAIAENKSMQGLAATYTYHKTAGP comes from the coding sequence GTGATCCAGGTCGAATTCCCGACGGTAACCGACTTCGAGCGGGATTTCCCTTCGCTTTGCTTTGCATTAGCGACTGGTGTGGGTAAGACCAGACTGATGGGTGCATTCATCGCGTATCTCTTCAAAGCCGAGAGCATTCGGCATTTTTTCGTGCTTGCCCCGAACCTGACCATCTATAACAAGCTTGTCACCGACTTCACGCCCAACACGCCCAAGTATGTGTTCCAAGGCATCGCCGATTTCGCCGTGGAACCGCCGGAGATCATCACCGGTGACAACTTCGAGAGCGGCCGCGGGCTTCGGGTAAAAACACTCTTCGGCACGGACGAAAGGGTACATGTTAACATATTCAATGTATCGAAAATTACCAGTACAGAAACGCCAAAGGGAGCGGCCAAGAGCAGTATTCCGCGTTTCCGACGGCTTCAGGAGTGTATTGGCCAGAGTTATTTCGACTTCCTCGCGAAGCTTGATGATCTGGTGTTGCTCATGGATGAGTCCCACCGTTATCGGGCATCGGCGGGTATGAAAGCCATCAGCGAGTTAAAACCTATCCTTGGTTTGGAACTTACGGCTACACCGCATGTGGAACGCGGTGGTGGGACCCAGCCGTTCCGGAATGTTATCTACGCTTACCCGCTCTCTAACGCTATGACGGATGGGTTCGTCAAGGAACCCGCGGTGGCAACACGCGAGAACTTCGAGGCGAAGAACTACGATGATGTCGGCTTAGAGCGATTGAAACTCGAGGATGGAGTCAGGATTCACGAGAACACGAAAGCCGAACTGGAGGTTTATGCCCGCGAAAGCGGAAGGTCAGCGGTGAAGCCGTTCATGCTTGTTATTGCGCGTGATACCGGGCATGCCGATGCGCTCATGAAGATCATCGAGGACGAGGCTTTCTTCGAGGGGCGATACAAGGGGAAAGTCATCCAGGTTCATTCCATGCAGAGCGGCGAGGAGAGGGATGAGACCATCGAGAGGCTCATTAATGTGGAGAAGCCGGACAACGTGACCGAAATCGTCATCCACGTGAATATGCTCAAGGAAGGTTGGGACGTCACCAACCTCTATACCATTGTTCCACTCCGCGCTGCCAACTCGAAGACGTTGGTGGAACAATCAATCGGACGTGGTTTACGTCTGCCTTATGGGAAGCGCACCGGAGTGGCGGTGGTTGACCGCCTGACTATTGTCTCGCACGACAAGTTCCAGGAGATCGTGGATTATGCCAACAGCCCTGATTCGATCATCCGGGGTGGTATGAAAGTTGTTTATATCGGCGATGAGAGGCCCAGAGTCATGGTGGTCGAGCCGGAGACAGTGAATCGGATTCAACCTTCAGTGATCAGCTATGAGCCGTCAGCCAACAGCGGTCAGGCATTGGTGGCGAGGGAAAGGCCATCGAGTTTTGTGACCACGCGAGAACGGGAGGCGGCAAAGATCACTCAGGATGTGATCCATCAGGGGTTTGAACACCTGCCAGTCTCTGCCGACCTAACCAAGCCGGAGATCATGAAGCAGATAACCGAGAAGGTGAAAGAAATGATCACCTCGGTACAGAAGGAACTGGAGGGGATCGTCGAGCCGGTTAACATGGATGATGTCGTGGCCAAGACCATCACGATGTGGACCGAGTTTTCGATTGATATTCCCCGCATCACGGTTCAGCCAGTCGGCGGTGTGACGCGGCGATACCGGGAATTCCAACTCGACCTCGCGGCAGTGCGACCTGAGCCGGTGGACAACGAGATTCTCATCCAGGAATTGCACCGAAGGGAACAGCACCGCCTCTTGAGTGGCACCGGCATCGTGCCCGAGGAAAACCTCGAAGACTACCTTGTGCGGGGCCTTATGGATTTCAATGATATCTGTTACGACGATCATTCGGCGTTGCTTTATGGACTGGGGAGGCAGGTCGTCGCACATCTCCGGTCGTACCTCAAGAACGAGGCAGAAGTGCTCAACGTTCTGCAGTATCACCAGCAGACGCTGGTCAATCTAGTCCACGGCCAGATGCAGGACCACTACGAGGAGAAGGCGGCGGATTATGAGGCACACGTGAGCAGGGGCTTCACGACGCTCCGGCCCAACAACTACTTGGTCCCTGCCGGGGAAACCGAGCGGAACTACCGCGCGCCGGTTTCCGATAAGCAAGACATCCGGAAGATGCTGTTTGCCGGATTCGGCAAGTGCCTGTACCGGATCCAGAAGTTCGATTCGGACTCCGAGCGTCGTTTCGCGGTTGTCCTGGAAAATGACAAGGAAGTGCTTAAGTGGTTCAAGCCCGCCAGGGGTGACCTCCCGATTCACTACGCCGGCGAAGCATCTTACGAACCGGACTTCGTGGTCGAGACCAAGACGGCGAAGTTCGTATGTGAAGTGAAGGCCGCGAATGAGATGAACGATGCAGAAGTGTTGGTCAAAGCCAAAGCCGCCGCGGCATGGTGCGTTCACGCAACCGCCCATGCGCAGAAACATGGCGGAAAACCATGGTCTTATTTGCTCATTCCGCACGATGCAATCGCAGAAAACAAATCAATGCAAGGGTTGGCTGCGACCTATACCTATCATAAGACAGCAGGTCCTTGA